The Phlebotomus papatasi isolate M1 unplaced genomic scaffold, Ppap_2.1 HiC_scaffold_286, whole genome shotgun sequence genomic interval ttcatggaaattagaggagcaaaaaaggtggccgaaattgcaagctggccggaatttagcacacttaccctatattataCTCCTTGCTCGAATTCCTTAAAATCTTTGACGTTTATTaaggttcatgaaggcaatctatgataaaaatttgaagtctcggtctcttttcttttggaagatattgaattttaaaatttccgatttgacaaatttagccccagtctcccctattaatcACAAAATCTCTGCTCATGCGACCCACGGAAACTGCGGTATTCAATTCAAAATCAGTGGaataatatagatttttttatctATATATTTGAAGAATAGAATTATGAATGAATATGATTATTACCtttgacttttttcattatttgcTCTTTATGATACTCTCTGGAATTTTCCACGATTTCCACGTGAATCCATTcgttattcaaatttaaatttcaaaattcaacccTCCggaattattttcgaaaatatctcCGAAAATGGTGAATATCGGAGGAGAAGCGATATATCGAATCACCTGCGATTATATCGTAAGTTGTCATCGCGTGAAGTGTCGGGATATTTGTCGTGAGTGcataaaattggcaaaaaacatGCCTAAATGACTCTCTATcgctaaaaattgtatttaaatgcaaaatgtcCGCAGCACTTGAGCATTTTGTCAACAATGTACGCACACAGAGTGCTTCAGGTGAGTTTAGTGGCGTGCAGAAGTTtcatctaacctcaaaatatcTTGCGGATTGATTggcaattttggaattttgtttgCTTTGTTGCCTTTTTGCTAGGGAATTTCCGCGAATTGGCCGAATCATGCAATCAAACGGCAGTGGTTTTAGCTAAAAATACCAACTATCTCGACAATGTACTTGAAACACTGGACTTTCAGCAGCATTCACTGGGTGTCTTGTATGTTTTGGTGGCCAAGTTCAACAACTTGACGGTGAGTTCTGTTTTTCTGTTTGAGGGCTTTCCGGACAGGATAGAAAGAGAGAATTCAAGTAAATTGGGCTGTATTTGGGGACATTTCAGGGAAGTCCAGAGGAAGCTGATAGTGTTATAAGCCTTGTTAGAGAATTCATTTCAATCTGCAATGGAGAACAAATCAGATTTTCCCCACAAACCTGTAAGTTTTTAAAGATCTTTCGGAATGGGTCCAATCCTTGCCCCTTTGATACTAAATGCCCCTTGTTGTCCTCTTCAGTTGTGGAACTGTGTCATCTGTTTACGGACTATCTCGTGAAACACCAAATTCCATGCATTCAGGGCATCCCAATTCTGGCGCAGGCCATTGATAAAATCCGCCTCTTTGACACTCAATTGACTGCCATCCATGCAGATCTCTGTCAGCTCAGTTTTTGCGCCAAAGTCTTTAGTCCGGTGATTAAATTCCTGGACACCGACATCACAGCGATTGCCTCAACAGATGACAGCAATCATGATGCCAAATACTTCCTCCTTTACTATTACTACGGAGGAATGATCTACACGGCGGTGCATAATTACGAGAGAGCCCTGTACTTCTTCGAGGTGGCCGTGTCGACGCCAGCTCTCGCCATGTCCCACATCATGCTCGAATCCTACAAGAAATTCCTCCTGGTCTCGCTGATCCTCCATGGGAAGATCATGCCCATCCCAAAGTACTCATCTCAGGTGATTGCGCGCTTCATGAAGCCACTCAGTCACGCCTACCACGAACTGGCCAATGCATACGGTACAGCATCCAGCGAGGAGATGAGGAATGTCATCAATAAATATAGGGACACCTACAGAAATGACACCAACTTGGGCCTAGTGCAGCAGGTTAGTAAATCTCATTctccttttaaccctttaaggacgattggaacaccggtgtcccataaagaaaataatttttcctgactacctgaaattattttttttttcttgtgtctgTCTgtatacataattgtaaagtagaaggttgaaggaatctagaatattttttgcaagtctctagctatttgctatgcagtaaatatttaagctcaaaaatggcgaatttttcaattctcaaattcataaatgattttatttatttttttataagggaagagtaccagcgatcggcagtgttctttggatcgtcaggttattgccatattgttgctccaaatcaaatgattttttaaaaaatattagttaCTTTTTACCAATTATCTCTTACAAGAATGCACTGCATTAGCTTTGAtttgatttataaaatcaaattttcgtgagacacctgattgaaTTCGTGatgatccgaggtacagattgcaagtttgcaattatacctaatttttattaatttattgtaaaaattaaaaattcaaatgcccagatatagttaaattaaagcgaaaaatattatttattggtattgtcagaaaaattacttaaatttttgggctatttttgtccctatcgttcatagaggtaaaaaatacactgaatcagactctgttggactttccattccaaggttagatgtaagacttatcattgattatgtttctcagtttaatttttattgttgattttaagtccgtaaaaagtgtctcgtcgttaaagggttaattaaaagaaaataccccgcctttttaatttgtaaaacattattctagaatttgaggttatgtttgacctaacctaaaaaaaataaccTCCAAGGAAATCTCCGTTCAAAAATagtcccgtcaaataatatctgcagatatctttaagatttctgtagagaaaatctacacctctacagaatatctgcagataatatctgtagatattcttacgaattttatttgggcttgggacaaaattcgtcagaataattcggcagattttctgacgaatctctgacgaattcctgtagatattctgccgattttttctacattccagactttccagacaagatgtgtcagaagagatggaaaaatttttcactgaagtttgcaaaattcaatagagttattttttgtgatatcacggtgtttatataaaataaagaattctgcgacgccgtgttacaagtagagaaaagtgaagtgaaaactttaaacagagtgtcgaccaaaatttcgtgtttttgtatcattcgattggcgatttttaagaaattagtatttttgctcgcagtttttttacttatctaaaatgtgtactcggtaatgcttgttaagcagagcatacaattttctttataacttctacagtttcttcataaatcaacaatatttttgtgaagtaatggaggttatgcagattttctagggagaaattctgccgagaatctgcagattttctctgaatgtactagaatataccgttaaaatttaaaaaaacctccgagtaaaatcggcaggtagagcaatgatttgacggagTATTTTCTCGATTTTCTCCTAAAATTCGAATtaaggggaaagcgcgctatcttcggaAGATTTATGCTTtgtatacaaataatttttttttcaatgtaggGTGAATgatggaaagcgagacactcaATTTcgaatgcatttttaaactgaataaataattattttttaccatctttttgtatcatgggattctttgacaaatattttaacagaatcttaacagttgttattaaatattccaACCGAATAATccgaaaattcacggaaattaaaaaaataacacattttgaaaagatggacaaaattttggaaagttggacaaaaacttttggaaagttggacatagtgatattaatgacaaaatatcatacaaaatatgtagataatcaaatgttgagggttttctctgtatacttgcacatttgatggttatgctaatccctcctttatgtccgggtaacagttgaggaacgctaattaacaagaacttcctggacgtccaaccaaaaagaggttctgtaaatttcacagacgcctcgcgctgtccagcagttatagttttaaagcggatgcaatttttagcacatatCAATTCCCCATCCGCCCAAATCCTTTTCCACTTACTTTGGGAGTTTTGTAGAGGCTCatatttgtctttctccaggagtttttgcgatatttactgcccattctgtcagaaaaagtggtcttcggaatctggaaatccttgcagccttttccaggagattttctccttatcagctgctaactgctgttgcaactatttctccggatacttaaggatcttggtcgttcttgttaacatgatttcactgcacaaaaccaccaaattcattcacaaaatcaacttgtccaagatttcataaaacttgttttgaaagcaacacgaaattaaatcacttttctatcctttttaaatgtaatatttgacaaatattttttattcactttttaaatgtatgtccttcgattttcagtGCGgaacaatatttcaaaaattatgccgaagaatcaaacaaaacactttgatattttcctagcaacttccataagaaacagagaaaatgacaactatcgtgtcaaagttatgaatatcacgcatgcaatacattttttaaattctttttgcaagtcaccctttgattgttttataaccatttttgcatttttaactactgaaataatcataaaattaagtttaataatctttttatcgaaaatttaaatatttaattgatttattatcaagtttttaaggaggtgtctcacattccacactgcctTGTCCAACTTTTCAAACTGTCTCGCCTTAGGCAAATGACcgtattattaattaatttagcccataataatattaaattttaatagctagtccaacgcctcagattttcagaaaagagctatgggcgaaatccataaggaacatagagacaaaattaaattctccgaagcttgagtcgtccgaaggtagcgcgctttctgtTTAGTCTGGTTATGTCCTGATGGTTTTGTCTCAAAATCGTATTCATAAGTGACCGTGGGTCTTCGTCAcatgaaaactaaaaatcacTTCAAAAAGGGCTTTTACAGTTTGATCAGTATGACATGTTTTGGACCATTTGAGAGTTTCAgttattttgtttttgctggATAAAAATGAATGGTTGGTCTTTCTTTTGCTTGTTGTCTGAGAACTaactatgttttttgacttAGTATTATTCAGAAAACGCTAAGAAAATCGttaaaactttcacaaaaacTATTAAGTTTAGTGTCTGATATACAGGCAGTTTGTAGGGAATTCCAAGGCCTATCGAACGGTATCATATTTCTTAAATTCGGTTAAGATATTTTGTAGAAACCGTGAAAATGATTATAAAAAGGGCCACAATGACAAAGTCACTCAAAATTTCACTATGCTGGGAATTTATAACAATTAAAATCGTTCAGCGATACAAAACTCATGGGATAAAGTGGATGAAATGCTATGCCTAGGGATTAAgctcccaagaaacaattttttcttaatgtagtcttgtagaattccttaagtaaggcactgtAGAGccataaatctttttatttgcttataaggTTCTTGGTCCcattactgagattactataagtaaagtggcgcactctttgggatcttaagagctcctacaggaatttctacagaaaattctcactttaagtcttttaaaagtgcactaaaagacttgtttaatacttggttctataaggcagttattttgcttcttgggttatTTCATATATTCTTTTACTGAACCATTACTTTTCCGCTTTATATCACCTCATCATCTACTCAAAATAACTTTGCATCAGTACATTTGAATTTTGGTTAGAACATTCAGTTTAGGGTGATTTATTACTGGGTCATAATCGGTTTACAGATCTTTGATATGAATCCATTCTGATCCAATTTGAACCCCTGAATTCATGAGAAAGTTTGATTTAGAAAAGTAATACCAAAAATGTCTTTCTGTTCCGAAAGAGACAGATAGGTAGGAATTGGAAATCATGTTGTTAATGGTCCATAGAAGCTGGAGGTCTTGTGGGAACAGGAATAAAGCTAAAGAGTTATTCTTGCATTCCTTTATTTAACTCCACAATAAGAAGAAATATTTAAGGAATCTTATTCATAGTGCATAAAGAAGAGGGATTCGATATCTAGCGATGAAAGAAGTTTAGCGCTAGCCGGATGGCTGTATTCACTAAATCATCTCATCTCAATGGGATACATTTCCAATTTAAAGTCGTACTGCTCTACTTCACGAAGTATTGCATGGTCGCTAAAAAGAGtatgtgttgctcacatgaagtatacGCTTAGGTTAAAATTTATTGCGATACGACACTTCGTTCCAAATACCGTGAAGTATGCTCAAGATCAAACAAGTAGAACCAGATTTAATCATGTAGGTTATTTAATAGACTTTCTTGGTCTTTCGCGTAGGTCGCTAGATCTCTGTGCAAGAAAAACATCCAGCGATTGACTAAGACTTTCCTTACCCTCTCCTTGGCTGATGTGGCGAGCCGAGTTCAGCTCTCTGGTCCATCGGAGGCTGAAGAGTATATTCTCAATATGATCAAATCAGGCGAGATTTTCGCCTCAATCAATCAGAAGGACGGCATGGTGGTATTCAAGGATGACCCAGAGAAGTACGATTCGCCGGACATGTTTCTCAAGTTGCAGGATGACATGGCGCGCGTGATGGAGCTCAACAAGCAAATCATCAAAATGGAGGAAGAGATTATGCTGAATTTGATGGTGAgtccttttaacttttttcttgttttcagaTAAAGttattgagtgatttttttctgtagtACGTGAAGAAGTCGATCGGCAATCAGGATGAGGATCTAATTACTGGTCATTCAAAGTCCTTTGTTGGGTAAGTAAATTCTAATTATTCTGCTCAATGCAGGAtactttatttttgtttatgtaCTTTTGTCAGCGATCCAAGTGAATAGAGGAGAAACTGGTGCATTTTTGAAGGATCTAAGGATGAGACAATTGTGAGAGTCAGAGTGAGATGAGATTTGTTATGCAAATGATGCAGAGATCATtagaaatttcacacaaattgATTTATGATGAGAAATAATTAGATTTTCTAACTGTAGGTttcatttaaacaaaaaaaatctctttgcatttcatttcaaaagtgaaagaaaaaaaaaccaatttaaatgCTTTTATGGATATCCTTTTCAACTCTTTGAATACCTATACCAGGAAAATCAGGAAGAGAATTGCGCTTTcgtgatttttgtgaaaatgaaaatgaattcaaTAAATGCGTTTTCGATACATTACattctatttttgtttttttgatttgAGGTCCTTTATCCTTTAGCATtggcaaggggtaactcatattgagaaaccctcgtcaattgtccgtcAAATtgttcgcgaaacccgagaaacccaagaattgcatcgcgaaacccgagaaacccacttttttcatagcgaaacccgagaaaccagaaacccttgtcagaaaaaatggaaatgagttacccgAGTTACCCCTTGAGCATTGGACTTTTTGCAAATTCTTGACTCTGGATctacattaactctttcgcgtcattagggtcatatatgacccgggcaaaacacaatttttattgactatttacattaattgaaatctatcggtttgtgcacatCATAaaagaaggatgtaagattcttggctaattttctctagactccagatattcaggaaaagaaaatatttgagatcaaaaatcactaatttcgaactttgtgaaatgacttttctttttcaaatctttttatattaatttatttttttcagcaaaaagttctttagaaacacaaaatagaatatccaaagattgtatattgcatattttgatctaataaactactctcaattttccagaaaagcgtgtagaattttccgggtcatatatgaccttattgtcggcaagggtaacagtgttttcgtcccaaacctatagcgaaatgtagttgggacattgtttttctttgtgaaatgcaggtgggacgtcttgctcctggacatttcatcttatatctgatgaattataacatattttgcaatatttttgagTATTCTGCAAACGTcttatattgtgcaattgtattgtgtgtgaataaatatgtggataagtttatttttgccaaataccactcagaatattgtgacagtgactattcaagggattaccaggaagattccttgaacaccaggagtacagtgttcatcaaaacaatccagtttgccatggttttggtcaaattaataacttaaagcaaaaaaaaactcttaaaaagcccgtgatatagattttgaaaatggtatgtacacttcccttgaggacaacagggtcatatataacccggagtttttccgagttttcacggttttcacgcaatggaaaattttttttcctctctgaactattatatttgatcataaagcattaggaaaaacttaattttatatgaattcatctgctgaataaaagtgtgacgcgaaagagttaagagggGAACAGTCGGAACAGTATACTGTACCGCCAAGAGGATTAACGTGCCTCCATGAGCTACTTCTGCCTCTCTACCAAGAAGACTATGAGGTCAGCAAGCTGAACTTCGTACCAATTTGACAAGtaccaaattttaaatttgaccgttaatacactgagaaaaaaatgggatatGAAGAGGGAATTACTTAGTTTTCAACAGAAATAAAGGTAATTTTCGATGAAAACGCATCTCCAGAGCTTATTGAATCCTCTATTGACTCACAGGAACttaataggacttgtgctgtaaaaaaaactatagcaTTTTATCGATGTTTTGTGGTTCAGTACAGATTAGCTAGCTGTCAAATTGGTACGAACTTCAgcttttttcaatgaaatttggtATCAGCAAAAAGCTGAAGTTTGTACCAAATTTTTGAGAGcttctattttaattaattcacaaTTATTCACTGCGAGATATCACTGGGGTGGCCAGGAAGACGCTAAACTACCCCCTGAGATATCGGGGAAGAGGAATCTTGGCCACATTCACTTGAAAATCCGTAAATAaatttggcaccaaaaaaacTGAAGTTCGTACCAATTTGACAGCTGGCTAATTTGTACTGAGccacaaatttaataaaatgcgaTATTTTCACTATAGCACAAGTTTCATTAAGTTTCTGGGAGTCAGTACAGGATTCACTGAGGCTCTGAGGATGGAATTTGTGTGTAATTTCCACTAAAACGCTGAAAAACCACtttgttttcatttcaatttgtactactttttttttagtgtacCTTCCGAAATTTGGTACTGTCAAATTGGTACGTAGTTCAGGCTGCTTATGAGGTCCACACACTTGGCCTGATCTAGCATCATACCATTATGTGAAATCCACCCGGGAAAGATATTCAATCCGTCCTGCACATGGTAAAAAAATCGGCAGGTATTTGTTataaaattagctcgtccacggacacccaaatttttgggacaattttatatcaatttgggaCAAATTTGTATGTATTTGGGATTAAAATGTCGTCTTCATatatacaattttatttcaaaaatatttgttccaaaataaatttattccaatatttcggTCTGTGGccgaaagtttttaccgtgCAGCCGAACGTCAgcccgattgagaaatactggggaattttgtAAAACGATCTCAAGAAGAAGGGCTCAGCTAGGTTGAAGATTTGCCGGAAAGAGGAAGTGGAAGAAAGTCGTTTGAAAACTGGAGTTTTGTTTTTTGTAAAGTTCCTAATGAAAGGAATAAAAAGGTgctagaaataatttttttccaacgACCGATTTCGAACAATCTGCTTCTGCcctaaattacacattttataCTCTAAATAAAACTACGCGTAATTTAAAGTCACCTTCAGCAGGGACGCAAAGTTTGTTTGCTTCGGTTTCTCGCTCCGCAATTTCTCcccaaaattgaagatttttgagtgaaatacaGGAAAATCAGGATGAATAGCGTCGTGCACTGTCAGCTCTGGATGGGGAGTGTAAGTTTCTGTCTAGATGCCCTCGAATTCGGGAGAAAACTGCCTGAATATGTTTCTAACCTCATTTTTGGTACTTTTCCTTTCAGCTGGAGCCGTATATGACGGAAAACTTTATCATGGCAGCTTTTCAGAAGATGGGAGAGGATCCTCAGACAGTCAAGCTAATGCGGAATAAGTATACGGGAGAGCCAGCAGGGTACTGCTTCGTGAACTTCCTCAATGACGAGCAGGCGGTGGATGCTATGCACAAGCTAAATGGGAAGCCCATTCCGGGAACCAATCCAATAGTTCGGTTCCGTTTGAATAGTGCTAGTAACCAGAGCAAGGCATTGGGGGCCATGGAGCGAGAGTTCTCAGTTTGGGTGGGAGATTTGAGTTCGGACGTGGATGATTATAACTTGTACAGGGCATTTTCGAGCAAGTACACATCGATTAAGACAGCTAAGGTTATTCTGGACAGTTCGGGCTTCTCCAAGGGATATGGATTTGTGAGATTTGGGCTGGAGGATGAGCAGAAAAATGCCCTTTATGAGATGAATGGATATATTGGACTGGGAAGCCGGCCTCTGAAGATATGCAACGCTGTCCCTAAACCAAAAGGATCTGGGACAGTTTCTGCCACTCCGGCAGCTCCTTCAGCCACGAGTATCCTGCAGAGTGCTTACGGGAGTGCAACTGATTACTCCCAGTACTACGATCCTTCGTATTGGCAAGGATACGCCTGGCAGGGTTACTATGATCAACAACAGGGAACAGATCCCACAGCCTACTACCATCAGGCCATGTCTCACCATGGAACCGGACATGTTACTGGTCAGAGCGACTGGACACATCATCACACTTACGAGGCGCCCCATGAAGACGAGGATATGTCCCTGGTTGAGCACAAATTCACCCTGGACGTAGACAAACTCAATCGGGAATCTGTTGATCGTGACAGGAATCTCTGGGATGCCCTCGAGAGCTCCAAGTGGCTCCCAATTGAGCAGCTGGAAGTGTTCTAAGCGAGCCGGGCCAAAccacaaaagaaaataaaacacaatcCTCGGAATGAAAGTAAGTGACTTTTTATTCTTTCATTTAGACATCTTTctgacaagaaaaaaaaaacttatgcatTTTCCCCCAAGAATCATAATATACAGCTACTTTATGGCTATTTCTCACAATCAACGAAATCTCCCCTAAATTCTCAATCACACAAAAATGCCACACACGGTCCAAGGATGGATCCTTTCCGTGAAAAAAAGAAAGGTTCCACCACCGTGAGAAATTTCCTCAAAtgggaaaaaaaatctacagattgtacaaaaaaaaatgaagtcacGGAATTTGAAGGGAAAatgtttttcataaattcatcCTAGAGCAtcgatgattaaaaaaaaaatgtttgtcaaaaaattgttgGGAAAATGGAGCCTAAGGAACTCCCTTCagtgttcctttttttttagcTCCTTTTTAGagataatttcaaataaattttgttgTTCTTGTTGTCCTGCTCCCGTGAAATGAAAATGTTCCCACAATGAAAGACACACAGGGATGTTCTCACTTAATTTTCGCATACGAATCCACTTTGTCGTGGAACCAACTGTAGTATCTGGCAGCCGCAACTTGAGTCTCATATAGGGCTTTGCTAAGGTTTTCCGGTGATAGGGAACCCctgaaaaaagaaaacaattcaatgtatttcacttaaaaaattacaaattgggATAAAAATGGTATTATTGTATTTTAAGTGAGGTTAAGTTAaacctaaccttaaaaaatgGGGTATATTTGAggttaagaaacaaaaattgttttttttgtggCACACagcttttttgaaattttagaaaaaatatgaaatttttgaaaaatatgaaatttttgaaaaaatatgaaaacacAGGGCACACAGCTTTACAATTGACTGGAATTTAGTCAATTGAAATttaaccttttttttctttcaaagaaaaaatcctAGATGTCCCatctgtcaaataaaaattgaaattgaaaacaaaacttcaatttcatttgacagaaagaaacaaacaactgaatttttctttataagAGCAACAGGTTAAAATATGAATCAATTCcaccttttcaattttcactaaattggaaaggtgtgccagcgccacaaaaaattaaatttagtcagtaaaatattaaatattattggcatttagatcaggaaaatgtcatgacatcgaaattcgcatcccgtTCTATTCTAAACTTATTTCATAGGGTAAGTGAGCCAAATTccgtccagcttgcaatttcggccaccttttgtgttcctcgaatttccattactttttagtttttacatgctCTAGAGATTAATACAATCCAAaaggataataaaaaaatgtagcttcgacaaacgagatgacgtgaaaaagccattggaagaattcccgaagggcaaggaactatgagaatgaagttggccgaaatagggcaccaaagctaagtctacatttttattcattttaaaatgtattatggctcaggcacaccttttagatcaagaaaatttcatgaagtcgaatttcggatccctttctttctcacatgttttgcataatgtctatctcattctctcgcactcttcttcttctcttaaacatcacaccaaattcaatttagctcaatcgaatttggtatgcgaaaaaatgagatagtcatatgtaaaacatgtgagaaagaatgaaattttcctgatctaaaaggtgtgccggagccattaactctttcgcgtctttagggtcatatatgacccggggaaaaaagtttctttttggctatttacattaattgaaatctaactagagtcttgagaaaatgagccaagaatcttacatccttctattatgatgtcgtgcacgaaca includes:
- the LOC129809056 gene encoding COP9 signalosome complex subunit 3-like, with amino-acid sequence MSAALEHFVNNVRTQSASGNFRELAESCNQTAVVLAKNTNYLDNVLETLDFQQHSLGVLYVLVAKFNNLTGSPEEADSVISLVREFISICNGEQIRFSPQTFVELCHLFTDYLVKHQIPCIQGIPILAQAIDKIRLFDTQLTAIHADLCQLSFCAKVFSPVIKFLDTDITAIASTDDSNHDAKYFLLYYYYGGMIYTAVHNYERALYFFEVAVSTPALAMSHIMLESYKKFLLVSLILHGKIMPIPKYSSQVIARFMKPLSHAYHELANAYGTASSEEMRNVINKYRDTYRNDTNLGLVQQVARSLCKKNIQRLTKTFLTLSLADVASRVQLSGPSEAEEYILNMIKSGEIFASINQKDGMVVFKDDPEKYDSPDMFLKLQDDMARVMELNKQIIKMEEEIMLNLMYVKKSIGNQDEDLITGHSKSFVGDPSE
- the LOC129809054 gene encoding tRNA selenocysteine 1-associated protein 1-like, coding for MNSVVHCQLWMGSLEPYMTENFIMAAFQKMGEDPQTVKLMRNKYTGEPAGYCFVNFLNDEQAVDAMHKLNGKPIPGTNPIVRFRLNSASNQSKALGAMEREFSVWVGDLSSDVDDYNLYRAFSSKYTSIKTAKVILDSSGFSKGYGFVRFGLEDEQKNALYEMNGYIGLGSRPLKICNAVPKPKGSGTVSATPAAPSATSILQSAYGSATDYSQYYDPSYWQGYAWQGYYDQQQGTDPTAYYHQAMSHHGTGHVTGQSDWTHHHTYEAPHEDEDMSLVEHKFTLDVDKLNRESVDRDRNLWDALESSKWLPIEQLEVF